In Herbaspirillum sp. WKF16, one genomic interval encodes:
- the fdxA gene encoding ferredoxin FdxA, which produces MPFVVTDSCIQCKYTDCVSVCPMDCFVEGPNFLAIDPDGCIDCSMCVPECPAGAIYNATDLPAAMAHFEDLNAKLARHPGWKPITQAKAPMPDHEKWKDVPHKLPLLQMPEE; this is translated from the coding sequence ATGCCCTTTGTTGTCACCGATTCCTGCATCCAGTGCAAATACACCGACTGCGTCAGCGTCTGCCCGATGGATTGCTTCGTTGAAGGTCCGAACTTCCTGGCCATCGATCCCGACGGCTGCATCGACTGCTCGATGTGCGTGCCCGAATGCCCGGCCGGCGCCATCTACAACGCCACCGACCTGCCGGCTGCCATGGCGCATTTCGAAGACCTGAACGCGAAGCTGGCCAGGCACCCCGGCTGGAAGCCCATCACCCAGGCCAAGGCGCCCATGCCTGACCATGAGAAGTGGAAGGACGTGCCGCACAAGCTGCCGCTGCTGCAGATGCCGGAAGAATAA
- a CDS encoding replication-associated recombination protein A has translation MNLIPLAERMRPQSFDDVIGQQHVLGPGKPLRVAFESGEPHSMILWGPPGVGKTTLARLMADSFNAEFIALSAVLSGVKDIREAVERAQLIRANSGRRTILFVDEVHRFNKSQQDAFLPHVESGLFTFIGATTENPSFEVNGALLSRAAVYVLKSLTDDDLGAMIDRACQDQLDGLQFQPEAREMLVASADGDGRKLLNNLEIVARSAQAKGQETVTPEVLAECQGDALRRFDKGGDAFYDQISALHKSVRGSNPDGALYWLTRMLDGGVDPRYLSRRIVRMAWEDIGLADPRAMTIANDAANTYERLGSPEGELALAQAVIYLAVAAKSNAGYMAYNQARAFVAKDKSRGVPEHLRNAPTKLMKELGYGKLYRYAHDEPEAYAAGETYLPDGMREPNWYQPAPRGLEAKIGDKLAHLRELDREARKNSK, from the coding sequence ATGAACCTGATTCCCCTGGCCGAACGCATGCGGCCGCAATCCTTCGACGACGTCATCGGCCAGCAGCACGTGCTGGGGCCGGGCAAGCCGCTGCGCGTGGCCTTCGAGTCCGGCGAGCCGCATTCGATGATCCTGTGGGGGCCGCCGGGCGTGGGCAAGACCACCCTGGCGCGCCTGATGGCGGACTCCTTCAATGCCGAGTTCATCGCGCTGTCGGCGGTGCTCTCGGGCGTCAAGGACATCCGCGAGGCGGTCGAGCGCGCCCAGCTGATTCGCGCCAATTCGGGCCGTCGCACCATCCTGTTCGTGGATGAGGTGCATCGCTTCAACAAGAGCCAGCAGGACGCCTTCCTGCCGCACGTGGAGAGCGGGCTGTTCACCTTCATCGGCGCCACCACGGAGAACCCGTCCTTCGAGGTCAATGGCGCGCTGCTCTCGCGCGCGGCGGTATATGTGTTGAAGTCGCTGACCGACGACGACCTCGGCGCCATGATCGACCGCGCCTGCCAGGATCAGCTGGACGGCCTGCAATTCCAGCCGGAAGCGCGGGAGATGCTGGTAGCCAGCGCCGACGGCGACGGCCGCAAGCTGTTGAACAACCTGGAGATTGTGGCGCGCTCGGCGCAGGCCAAGGGGCAGGAGACGGTCACCCCCGAGGTGCTGGCCGAATGCCAGGGCGATGCGCTGCGCCGCTTCGACAAGGGCGGCGACGCCTTCTACGACCAGATCTCGGCGCTGCACAAGTCGGTGCGCGGCTCCAATCCGGACGGCGCGCTGTATTGGTTGACGCGCATGCTCGACGGCGGCGTCGATCCGCGTTATCTCTCGCGCCGCATCGTGCGCATGGCCTGGGAAGACATCGGCCTGGCCGATCCCCGCGCCATGACCATCGCCAACGACGCCGCCAACACCTATGAGCGGCTGGGCTCGCCCGAGGGCGAGCTGGCGCTGGCGCAGGCGGTGATCTACCTGGCGGTGGCCGCCAAGAGCAACGCCGGCTACATGGCCTACAACCAGGCGCGCGCTTTCGTTGCCAAGGACAAGTCGCGCGGCGTGCCGGAGCACCTGCGCAACGCGCCGACCAAGCTGATGAAGGAGCTGGGCTACGGCAAGCTGTACCGTTATGCCCATGACGAGCCGGAAGCCTACGCCGCCGGCGAGACCTACCTGCCGGACGGCATGCGCGAACCCAACTGGTACCAGCCGGCGCCGCGCGGGCTGGAAGCCAAGATCGGCGACAAGCTGGCGCACCTGCGCGAGCTCGACCGCGAGGCGCGCAAGAATTCGAAATAA
- a CDS encoding anaphase-promoting protein has product MSDQQDADDSPKTPLPLSILGLVAACCIAVWAGMHYMTNEASLFYGLLAGLSFGATFAFGQQIKNRFVPPKKRKTDWRVQAPGAAELSPAKLAAQAARKLSVEFDALEIRTTVRGAKREGIAWNEVADVTIRISEGPLPQPEWIIAGQVDGAVKGVLVPNDAEGLDLLQDAMKERLPGFDNDKTYQTVIDAMSAMQGSFHVWSRKPA; this is encoded by the coding sequence ATGTCCGACCAACAAGACGCCGACGATTCTCCCAAGACGCCCCTGCCATTGTCCATCCTCGGCCTGGTGGCCGCCTGCTGCATCGCGGTCTGGGCCGGCATGCACTACATGACCAATGAGGCCAGCCTGTTCTACGGCCTGCTGGCCGGCCTGTCTTTCGGCGCCACCTTCGCCTTCGGCCAGCAGATCAAGAACCGCTTCGTGCCGCCGAAAAAGCGCAAGACCGACTGGCGCGTGCAAGCCCCGGGCGCGGCCGAACTGAGCCCGGCCAAGCTGGCGGCCCAGGCCGCGCGCAAGCTCAGCGTGGAGTTCGACGCACTGGAAATCCGCACCACGGTGCGTGGCGCGAAGCGCGAAGGCATCGCCTGGAACGAGGTCGCCGACGTCACCATCCGCATCAGCGAAGGCCCCCTGCCGCAACCGGAATGGATCATCGCCGGCCAGGTGGATGGCGCCGTCAAGGGCGTGCTGGTGCCCAACGACGCCGAGGGACTCGACCTGCTGCAGGATGCGATGAAAGAGAGACTGCCCGGCTTCGACAACGACAAGACCTACCAGACCGTGATCGACGCCATGTCGGCCATGCAAGGCAGCTTCCACGTCTGGAGCAGGAAGCCCGCCTGA
- the serS gene encoding serine--tRNA ligase: MIDIQLLRKDIDNVAARLAARKFVLDVAGFNALEAERKQIQTRTEELQGKRNSLSKQIGMLKGRGEDASAVMAEVNGIGDELKSSATRLEEVQQQMNAFLQAVPNLPHESVPVGNDESGNVEVRKVGAPRSFDFEVKDHVDVGNPLGLDFDTATKLTGSRFSALKGGMARLHRALAQFMLNTHTGEHGYTECYTPYIVNADSLRGTGQLPKFEEDLFAVKKGGQEGEAENAALYLIPTAEVPLTNFVRDEIVAADALPLKFTAHSPCFRSEAGSYGRDTRGMIRQHQFDKVEMVQIVHPEKSYEALDEMLGHAEAILKQLGLPYRVITLCTGDMGFGAAKTYDIEVWLPAQNTYREISSVSNCEAFQARRMQARFRNAQGKPELLHTLNGSGLAVGRTLVAVLENYQQADGSVEIPAALQPYMGGITKLTPA; this comes from the coding sequence ATGATCGACATCCAACTCCTCCGTAAAGACATCGACAATGTGGCGGCCCGCCTGGCGGCGCGCAAGTTCGTCCTCGATGTGGCCGGCTTCAATGCGCTCGAGGCTGAACGCAAGCAGATCCAGACCCGCACCGAAGAACTGCAGGGCAAGCGCAACAGCCTGTCCAAGCAGATCGGCATGCTCAAGGGCCGGGGCGAGGATGCGTCGGCGGTGATGGCGGAAGTCAACGGCATCGGCGACGAGCTCAAGTCCTCGGCGACGCGCCTGGAGGAAGTGCAGCAGCAGATGAACGCCTTCCTGCAGGCCGTGCCCAACCTGCCGCATGAGTCGGTGCCGGTGGGCAACGACGAATCCGGCAACGTGGAAGTGCGCAAGGTCGGCGCGCCGCGCAGCTTCGACTTCGAGGTCAAGGACCACGTCGACGTCGGCAACCCGCTGGGCCTGGATTTCGATACCGCGACCAAGCTCACCGGCTCGCGCTTCTCGGCGCTCAAGGGCGGCATGGCGCGCCTGCACCGCGCGCTGGCGCAGTTCATGCTGAACACCCACACCGGCGAGCACGGCTACACCGAGTGCTATACGCCCTACATCGTCAACGCCGACAGCCTGCGCGGCACCGGCCAGTTGCCCAAGTTCGAGGAAGACCTGTTCGCCGTCAAGAAGGGCGGCCAGGAAGGCGAGGCCGAGAATGCCGCGCTGTACCTGATCCCGACCGCCGAGGTGCCGCTGACCAACTTCGTGCGCGACGAGATCGTCGCGGCCGACGCGCTGCCGCTGAAGTTCACCGCGCATTCGCCGTGCTTCCGTTCGGAAGCCGGCTCCTACGGCCGCGACACCCGCGGCATGATCCGCCAGCACCAGTTCGACAAGGTCGAGATGGTGCAGATCGTGCATCCTGAGAAGTCCTACGAGGCGCTCGACGAAATGCTGGGCCACGCCGAGGCCATCCTGAAGCAGCTCGGCCTGCCGTACCGCGTGATCACGCTGTGCACCGGCGACATGGGCTTCGGCGCGGCCAAGACCTATGACATCGAAGTCTGGCTGCCGGCGCAGAACACCTACCGCGAGATCTCGTCGGTATCGAACTGCGAGGCCTTCCAGGCGCGCCGCATGCAGGCGCGCTTCCGCAACGCCCAGGGCAAGCCGGAACTGCTGCATACCCTCAACGGCTCCGGCCTGGCGGTGGGACGCACCCTGGTGGCGGTGCTGGAGAACTACCAGCAGGCCGACGGCAGCGTGGAGATCCCGGCGGCGCTGCAGCCCTACATGGGCGGCATCACCAAATTGACGCCGGCCTGA